From the genome of Malus domestica chromosome 04, GDT2T_hap1, one region includes:
- the LOC103411615 gene encoding coniferyl alcohol acyltransferase-like, giving the protein MGRGEFKVTMTNQEVVAAALPLQEYWLPLSNLDLLLPPLDVGVFFCYKNKQSMSFGSMVGVLKKAMSQALVTFYAFSGEVVPNSDGEPEILCNNRGVDFTEAFADIELKELNFYDPDQSIEGKLVPKKKHGVLAVQVTELNCGGVVVACTFDHRIADAYSTNMFLVSWAEMAQSKSLTIQPTFRRSLLNPRRPGHIDTSLNDMYVPVTALPPPSKGRTTDDHDHLISRIYYITSEQLENLQALATSNGYKRTKLESFCAFLWKMVAKSDTSNDRAQKLCKMGIVVDGRTRLSEGNYQNDHATQMAAYFGNVLSIPFGGENIEDLTEKPLSWVAEEVHDFLECAVTKEHFLGLIDWVESHRPVPGLAKIYYSGSKEGPAFVVSSGQRFPSSKVDFGWGSPVFGSYHFPWGGSAGYVMPMPSPVGNGDWIVYMHMMKGQMELMEKEAAHVLRPLTFDYLN; this is encoded by the exons ATGGGGAGAGGAGAGTTCAAGGTGACGATGACCAACCAAGAAGTGGTGGCAGCTGCCTTGCCACTGCAAGAGTATTGGCTACCACTCTCCAACCTTGACTTGCTTTTGCCACCTTTGGACGTGGGAGTTTTCTTTTGCTACAAAAATAAGCAAAGCATGAGCTTTGGGTCCATGGTTGGGGTTCTGAAGAAGGCCATGTCTCAAGCTCTTGTGACTTTCTACGCCTTCTCTGGTGAGGTGGTGCCGAACTCTGACGGGGAGCCTGAGATTCTATGCAACAACCGTGGCGTTGATTTCACCGAAGCGTTTGCAGATATTGAGCTTAAGGAGCTCAACTTTTATGACCCTGATCAGAGCATTGAGGGCAAACTGGTGCCCAAGAAGAAGCATGGCGTCTTGGCTGTCCAG GTAACTGAGCTCAACTGTGGTGGTGTGGTGGTGGCATGCACGTTTGATCATCGCATAGCAGATGCCTACTCAACCAACATGTTTCTGGTCTCATGGGCTGAGATGGCTCAGTCCAAATCCCTCACTATCCAACCAACTTTTCGTCGTTCTTTGCTTAACCCTCGTCGTCCTGGTCACATCGACACCTCCCTAAACGACATGTACGTGCCCGTCACGGCGTTGCCGCCTCCCAGTAAAGGCCGTACTACTGATGATCATGACCATCTCATCAGCCGCATATACTATATCACATCCGAGCAGCTTGAAAATCTCCAAGCCCTAGCTACCTCCAATGGCTACAAAAGGACCAAGCTCGAGTCCTTCTGTGCATTCTTGTGGAAAATGGTAGCAAAAAGTGACACTAGTAATGATCGTGCCcaaaaattatgtaaaatggGCATTGTTGTTGATGGACGAACAAGATTAAGTGAGGGAAATTACCAAAACGACCATGCAACTCAAATGGCTGCATACTTTGGAAATGTGCTGTCTATTCCATTTGGTGGGGAAAATATTGAAGACCTAACAGAGAAGCCACTGAGTTGGGTAGCTGAGGAAGTCCATGATTTTTTGGAATGTGCTGTGACCAAGGAACATTTTTTGGGGTTGATAGATTGGGTTGAATCTCATAGACCAGTGCCAGGCTTGGCCAAAATATACTACAGTGGGAGCAAGGAGGGGCCAGCATTTGTTGTGTCGTCCGGCCAACGGTTCCCCAGCTCCAAGGTGGATTTCGGGTGGGGCTCGCCTGTTTTTGGGTCGTACCATTTCCCGTGGGGAGGCAGTGCTGGGTATGTTATGCCAATGCCAAGTCCAGTTGGTAATGGTGACTGGATTGTGTACATGCACATGATGAAAGGGCAGATGGAGTTGATGGAGAAAGAGGCTGCTCATGTGTTAAGGCCCTTGACTTTTGATTATCTTAATTAG